A genomic region of Palaemon carinicauda isolate YSFRI2023 chromosome 22, ASM3689809v2, whole genome shotgun sequence contains the following coding sequences:
- the LOC137616754 gene encoding inner centromere protein-like — protein sequence MQQGETNKMSQFNTGHLQVKTVCGVVFTEPQEEVSLMYRMTSWIKSEDPFNSEGGMEEKVKGGPPEEKEQKREEVEKKENENVQKPLEERISSLEKELEAAFAEISSRKEVESKFLAENEELRAENQHLSKIIGTLQIDKKIEMENLASKNDDLERTNEHLKQELCNKKVVL from the coding sequence ATGCAGCAAGGAGAAACaaacaagatgtcccagtttaaTACTGGTCATCTTCAAGTTAAAACAGTTTGCGGTGTGGTTTTCACGGAACCACAAGAGGAAGtatccttaatgtataggatgacctcttggataaAGTCTGAGGACCCCTTCAAttctgagggcgggatggaggagaaggtgaaaggaggacccccagaggaaaaggaacagaaaagagaaGAGGTGGAGAAGAAGGAGAATGAGAATGTTCAAAAGCCATTGGAGGAACGCATCAGTTCCCTGGAAAAGGAACTGGAAGCAGCGTTTGCAGAGATCAGCTCCAGAAAGGAAGTAGAATCGAAATTCTTAGcagagaatgaagagctgagagcagagaatcaacATCTCTCTAAAATTATTGGAACTCTTCAAATCGATAAGAAAATCGAGATGGAAAATTTGGCATCCAAGAATGACGATCTGGAACGAACAAACGAGCATCTAAAACAGGAACTCTGCAATAAAAAAGTTGTCctttaa